A single Corynebacterium resistens DSM 45100 DNA region contains:
- the ftsY gene encoding signal recognition particle-docking protein FtsY translates to MNSSILVWILIGVVALVVIAAIIIALGLKRRKSKQISFEKKEEIEQKKPDSGNYQAQGGFNFTAGGGSAAKVAEPVEKPAPKQDVKPAPKAEPKPEVKQEPEVEQAPGAKQEPEVEQKPEHEVSAEPAAPAPEKAEPVKPEAPVKPEQPAEATPVATPVEESAESEPTPEPTPEPAPTKTDDIAPVQGRLGKLRGRMSKSQNVIGRGVLGILSAGDLDEDAWEEIEDTLLMADLGTKTTLAVVEDLRERIAINGVSSEAEARAMLRAALIDACKPELDRSIKAMPYDGKPAVIMVVGVNGTGKTTTTGKLSRVLVGMDHKVLLGAADTFRAAAADQLETWGRRVGAETVRGKEGADPASVAFDAVAKGTEDGVDVVVIDTAGRLHTSVGLMDQLGKVKRVVEKKAKVDEVLLVLDATVGQNGLMQARVFREVVDITGVVLTKLDGTAKGGIVFQVQEELGVPVKLVGLGEGADDLAPFEVESFVDALLG, encoded by the coding sequence ATGAATAGTTCAATTCTTGTGTGGATCCTTATTGGCGTGGTGGCGCTTGTCGTCATCGCGGCCATCATTATCGCGCTCGGTTTAAAGCGCCGTAAGTCCAAGCAGATTTCCTTCGAAAAGAAAGAGGAGATCGAGCAGAAGAAGCCCGATAGCGGTAATTACCAGGCGCAAGGTGGGTTCAATTTCACCGCTGGTGGGGGATCGGCGGCGAAGGTCGCGGAACCGGTGGAAAAGCCTGCGCCGAAGCAGGATGTTAAGCCGGCACCCAAAGCTGAACCGAAGCCAGAGGTCAAGCAAGAGCCTGAGGTTGAGCAAGCACCAGGGGCTAAACAAGAGCCTGAGGTTGAGCAAAAGCCAGAGCATGAGGTTTCAGCTGAGCCTGCAGCTCCGGCTCCAGAGAAGGCCGAGCCGGTTAAACCAGAGGCGCCCGTTAAGCCCGAGCAGCCCGCAGAAGCCACGCCGGTCGCCACTCCTGTCGAGGAATCTGCCGAGTCTGAACCAACCCCTGAACCAACCCCCGAGCCGGCTCCAACTAAGACGGACGACATCGCCCCTGTCCAAGGCCGCCTCGGTAAGCTCCGCGGCCGCATGTCCAAGTCCCAAAATGTCATCGGCCGTGGAGTGCTGGGCATCCTTTCCGCTGGCGACCTCGATGAGGATGCCTGGGAGGAAATCGAGGACACCCTCCTCATGGCGGACCTCGGCACCAAAACCACCCTCGCCGTCGTGGAGGACCTCCGCGAGCGCATCGCCATCAATGGCGTCTCCAGCGAAGCTGAAGCGCGCGCGATGTTGCGAGCAGCTCTCATTGATGCTTGTAAACCCGAGCTCGACCGCTCCATCAAGGCCATGCCATACGACGGCAAGCCGGCCGTGATTATGGTCGTCGGCGTTAACGGCACCGGCAAGACCACGACCACAGGCAAGCTCTCACGTGTTCTCGTCGGCATGGACCACAAGGTCCTTCTCGGCGCCGCCGATACCTTCCGTGCCGCCGCTGCCGATCAACTGGAAACCTGGGGGCGCCGCGTGGGCGCGGAAACCGTCCGCGGCAAGGAAGGCGCGGATCCGGCCTCCGTTGCTTTCGATGCAGTCGCCAAGGGTACCGAGGACGGCGTAGATGTCGTGGTCATTGATACCGCAGGTCGCCTTCACACCTCGGTGGGGCTGATGGATCAGCTCGGCAAGGTTAAGCGCGTCGTAGAGAAGAAGGCCAAGGTAGACGAGGTTCTTTTGGTTCTTGACGCCACGGTGGGCCAAAACGGCCTCATGCAGGCTCGTGTTTTCCGCGAGGTGGTGGATATCACCGGTGTTGTCCTCACCAAGCTCGATGGCACGGCCAAGGGCGGCATCGTCTTCCAGGTTCAGGAAGAACTCGGTGTGCCCGTCAAACTCGTTGGGCTCGGCGAAGGTGCCGACGATCTCGCGCCTTTCGAAGTTGAGAGTTTCGTGGACGCGCTACTGGGTTAG
- a CDS encoding ammonium transporter: MTPEQVAATGNAAWMLISAALVLLMTPALALFYGGMSRQKSAINMMLMSFASMAVVGVCYILWGWSMSYGSESWGGLVANPLEFFGLSSAIVDSAGGYVIGDHGYANVIDICFQITFAMIAVAIISGSLANRVKIRTWLVFSGLWVTVAYFPMAHMVWGGGLLSNSADGLAGRIFGTVTEEGQKVAAIAPIDFAGGTVVHINAGVAGLVLALIIGKSATFMKQPDRPHNMPLVMLGAALLWFGWFGFNSGSAFSSGGLAGLAWINTTAATCAAMLGWIVVERIRDGRVTSLGAASGVVAGLVTITPAAGDFTPLTSLIAGLIGGCLAAVGVGLKFRFKFDDSLDVVGLHLVAGTWGTIACGLFATHRGLLTGGGADGLKLVVIQIVIALAAALYCGVVTSSIGLALKVTMGWRISKSEEDMGIDSSHHGETAYHYELDEDPDTKHSLLEDEPQR, encoded by the coding sequence ATGACTCCGGAACAAGTAGCGGCAACCGGAAACGCCGCATGGATGTTGATAAGCGCAGCGCTGGTTTTGTTGATGACACCAGCGCTGGCTTTGTTTTACGGGGGTATGTCTCGGCAGAAATCAGCCATCAACATGATGCTGATGTCTTTCGCGTCGATGGCCGTGGTGGGTGTTTGCTACATCCTGTGGGGATGGTCGATGTCCTACGGCAGTGAGTCGTGGGGAGGGCTTGTTGCCAATCCCTTGGAATTCTTTGGTTTGAGCAGCGCCATCGTGGATTCCGCCGGTGGGTACGTGATCGGGGATCACGGTTACGCGAACGTGATTGATATCTGTTTCCAAATCACTTTCGCGATGATCGCGGTGGCCATCATTTCAGGCTCCCTTGCCAATCGCGTGAAGATTCGTACGTGGTTGGTTTTCAGCGGTCTATGGGTGACAGTGGCATATTTCCCAATGGCACACATGGTCTGGGGTGGGGGCCTGTTGAGTAATTCAGCAGATGGTTTGGCCGGAAGGATCTTCGGCACCGTGACTGAGGAAGGGCAGAAGGTGGCCGCGATCGCTCCCATTGACTTTGCAGGCGGCACCGTCGTGCACATTAACGCTGGTGTGGCAGGGCTCGTGCTTGCCTTGATCATCGGTAAGTCCGCTACGTTCATGAAGCAGCCTGACCGCCCTCACAACATGCCACTGGTGATGTTGGGCGCGGCACTGCTGTGGTTCGGATGGTTCGGTTTCAACAGTGGTTCGGCTTTTTCCTCAGGCGGTCTGGCTGGCTTGGCGTGGATCAATACGACGGCTGCCACGTGTGCAGCGATGCTGGGGTGGATTGTTGTTGAGCGTATTCGCGACGGGCGCGTCACCTCCCTAGGGGCGGCTTCCGGTGTGGTCGCAGGTTTGGTTACCATCACTCCCGCCGCCGGTGACTTCACTCCGCTGACCTCCCTGATCGCTGGTCTCATCGGTGGTTGCCTCGCTGCGGTTGGTGTGGGTTTGAAGTTCCGTTTCAAGTTCGACGACTCCCTAGACGTTGTCGGCCTGCACTTGGTCGCAGGTACGTGGGGCACTATTGCTTGCGGCTTGTTTGCCACTCACCGAGGTCTGCTCACCGGTGGTGGTGCGGATGGGTTGAAGCTGGTGGTAATCCAAATTGTGATTGCGCTAGCCGCTGCTCTTTACTGTGGAGTTGTGACGAGCAGCATTGGCCTGGCTTTGAAAGTGACCATGGGGTGGAGGATCTCCAAGTCGGAAGAAGATATGGGAATCGATTCCAGCCACCACGGTGAAACGGCCTACCACTATGAACTCGACGAGGATCCGGACACGAAGCACTCGCTGTTGGAGGATGAACCACAGCGTTAG